From one Conyzicola nivalis genomic stretch:
- a CDS encoding LuxR C-terminal-related transcriptional regulator, translating to MPSPTDDLLDDVRGVISQSLLGIAAALSDLLRPMVPHEALVIFTEDCTGRPQKKAGAARIVEHVTIAELDELRGRAAGLQPARFEDATVAGGAHPVVVFTADTAAILVLVDVDGAEIADDTSDRIARIWQLVALSIRQQVATASPAYLADSRSASRERASLIADLTDAHATALESLLVVLRSPQHGDAAARQRATDIAAGAMVSLRAVSDRDRLLAEEPVHSAFERLRDDLAPLVRHGGLDVEFVPPPPTGRPLPGEVAHAARAVVRGAVLALSDADGVDRVRIQWDCDGSNLLVDVRDNGAGDLTAETPGLGPLAARVAVLDGSFTVAGTAGWGSQLQIVLPLDAASPALNVAEVGQLTPREREVLTLLAEGARNRAIGTALTISENTVKFHVANLLHKTGTTSRAQLLALVANSAG from the coding sequence ATGCCTTCCCCCACCGACGACCTGCTCGACGACGTGCGCGGGGTCATCTCGCAGTCCCTGCTCGGCATCGCCGCGGCACTCTCCGACCTGCTGCGCCCGATGGTGCCGCACGAGGCGCTCGTGATCTTCACCGAGGACTGCACCGGCCGACCGCAGAAGAAGGCGGGCGCGGCGCGAATCGTGGAACACGTCACGATCGCCGAGCTCGACGAGCTGCGCGGCCGGGCAGCAGGCCTGCAGCCCGCGCGCTTCGAGGATGCGACGGTCGCCGGCGGGGCGCATCCGGTGGTCGTGTTCACCGCGGACACGGCGGCGATCCTGGTACTGGTCGACGTCGACGGGGCCGAAATCGCGGATGACACGTCGGATCGCATCGCGCGCATCTGGCAGCTCGTGGCCCTGAGTATCCGCCAGCAGGTGGCCACGGCGTCGCCCGCCTACCTCGCCGACTCGCGTTCCGCGTCGCGCGAGCGGGCGAGCCTCATTGCCGACCTGACCGACGCCCACGCGACCGCGCTCGAGTCGCTTCTCGTCGTGCTGCGCTCACCCCAGCACGGCGACGCGGCCGCGAGGCAGCGCGCCACCGACATCGCGGCGGGCGCCATGGTTTCGCTCCGAGCCGTGTCGGACCGCGACCGGCTGCTCGCCGAGGAGCCCGTACACAGCGCGTTCGAGCGCCTGCGCGACGACCTCGCGCCGCTCGTGCGGCACGGCGGCCTCGACGTGGAGTTCGTGCCGCCGCCCCCGACCGGACGCCCGCTGCCCGGCGAGGTCGCCCACGCGGCCCGCGCGGTGGTGCGCGGCGCGGTGCTCGCCCTCAGCGACGCCGACGGGGTCGACCGGGTGCGCATCCAGTGGGACTGCGACGGCTCGAACCTGCTCGTCGACGTCCGCGACAACGGTGCGGGTGACCTGACCGCCGAAACCCCCGGTCTCGGCCCGCTCGCCGCGCGCGTGGCGGTGCTCGACGGCAGCTTCACGGTCGCCGGAACTGCCGGCTGGGGCTCGCAGTTGCAGATCGTTCTGCCGCTGGATGCCGCGTCCCCCGCGCTCAACGTCGCGGAGGTCGGCCAGCTCACCCCCCGCGAACGCGAGGTGTTGACGCTGTTGGCCGAGGGCGCACGCAACCGCGCGATCGGGACGGCGCTCACGATCAGCGAGAACACCGTGAAGTTCCACGTCGCGAACCTGCTGCACAAGACCGGCACCACGTCGCGGGCGCAGCTCCTGGCTCTGGTCGCCAACTCGGCTGGTTGA
- the hxlB gene encoding 6-phospho-3-hexuloisomerase, translated as MPVKTALALIAAENATAVRALTAEGSTALDDAAAQIRDAERVFLLGAGRSGIALQFTAMRLMHLGLTVHVVGEVTAPAIGEGDVLVVASGSGSTTGIVRAAQTAVDVQAGVVAITADASSELAKLATVTILVEAARKLDRDSTVSVQYAGGLFEQTVVTIGDALFHSLWQQSGLSADDLWPRHSNLE; from the coding sequence ATGCCAGTGAAAACCGCCCTCGCCCTGATCGCCGCCGAGAACGCGACCGCCGTGCGCGCACTGACGGCTGAAGGCTCGACCGCCCTCGACGACGCGGCGGCGCAGATCCGCGACGCCGAGCGGGTGTTCCTGCTGGGCGCCGGGCGCTCGGGCATCGCCTTGCAGTTCACCGCGATGCGGTTGATGCACCTCGGCCTCACCGTGCACGTGGTCGGCGAAGTCACGGCTCCCGCCATCGGCGAGGGGGATGTGCTCGTGGTCGCGAGCGGCTCCGGCTCGACCACCGGAATCGTGCGCGCGGCGCAGACCGCCGTCGACGTGCAAGCCGGTGTCGTCGCGATCACCGCCGACGCGTCATCCGAACTCGCGAAGCTCGCGACCGTCACGATCCTCGTCGAGGCGGCCCGCAAGCTCGACCGCGACAGCACGGTCAGCGTGCAGTACGCCGGCGGCCTCTTCGAACAGACCGTCGTGACGATCGGAGACGCGCTGTTCCACTCGCTCTGGCAGCAGAGCGGACTCAGCGCCGACGACCTCTGGCCGCGGCACTCGAATCTCGAATAG